The Deltaproteobacteria bacterium genome has a window encoding:
- a CDS encoding alpha/beta hydrolase, producing the protein MSEFTHRQVDSNGIRMHVVEAGSGFPVLLCHGFPELWYSWRHQVRALANAGFRAIAPDQRGYGETEAPAAIDAYTVHHLVGDLTGVLDALQIDRAVVVGHDWGGLVVWQMALLAPHRVAGVVGVNTPFFPRAPISPLAMMRAAAQGNFHYIVYFQQPGVAEAELEHDVSRSLRGFYQNPSREAATALRDIAPGVFGPAGGGILDRLPDAPHGDFLSAEDFNVFVAAFEKPGFRGGLNWYRNLDRNWELTSYLAGARVLQPALMITAELDVVLRPEMARGMESWVPNLRRTVLIEGSGHWTQQEQPAAVNAALLQFLSEFQK; encoded by the coding sequence ATGAGCGAGTTCACGCACCGCCAGGTGGACAGCAACGGCATCCGCATGCACGTCGTGGAAGCCGGCAGTGGCTTTCCGGTCCTCCTTTGTCACGGGTTTCCGGAACTCTGGTACTCGTGGCGCCACCAAGTGCGCGCGTTGGCTAATGCCGGCTTCCGCGCCATTGCACCCGACCAGCGTGGCTACGGCGAGACCGAAGCCCCCGCTGCCATCGACGCCTATACCGTTCATCACTTGGTCGGCGATCTCACTGGCGTTTTGGACGCGCTGCAGATCGACCGGGCCGTCGTAGTGGGCCACGACTGGGGTGGTCTGGTGGTATGGCAGATGGCTCTGCTGGCACCCCATCGCGTCGCAGGAGTCGTGGGAGTCAACACCCCTTTCTTTCCCCGCGCACCGATCTCTCCGCTTGCCATGATGCGGGCGGCGGCTCAGGGCAACTTCCACTATATCGTCTACTTCCAGCAGCCGGGCGTGGCGGAAGCTGAACTGGAACATGATGTCTCGCGCTCGTTACGCGGCTTCTACCAGAACCCCAGCCGTGAGGCGGCGACGGCGTTGCGCGACATCGCGCCCGGGGTATTCGGCCCGGCCGGCGGCGGTATCCTCGATCGCTTGCCCGATGCGCCCCACGGCGATTTCCTCAGCGCCGAGGACTTCAATGTGTTCGTGGCCGCCTTCGAAAAACCCGGCTTTCGCGGTGGCCTCAACTGGTATCGCAACCTCGACCGGAACTGGGAACTTACCTCGTACCTGGCGGGAGCCCGGGTGCTACAACCGGCGCTCATGATTACCGCGGAGCTCGATGTCGTGCTACGCCCCGAGATGGCGCGCGGCATGGAGTCGTGGGTGCCCAACCTCCGGCGCACCGTACTGATCGAGGGCTCTGGCCACTGGACCCAGCAAGAGCAGCCCGCGGCGGTCAACGCGGCACTGCTGCAATTCCTTTCCGAGTTCCAGAAGTAG